In the genome of Nitrospinota bacterium, one region contains:
- a CDS encoding toxin-antitoxin system HicB family antitoxin, which translates to MATLTIRMNDEKRERLQKLAKARRISVNKLVDELATVALTEFDVETRFRARAAKGKVKEGLRMLEKLDKAFGAD; encoded by the coding sequence ATGGCAACGCTGACGATACGGATGAACGATGAAAAACGCGAACGGCTGCAAAAGCTGGCCAAGGCCCGGCGGATAAGCGTAAACAAACTTGTGGACGAACTGGCCACGGTGGCGCTCACGGAATTTGACGTCGAGACGAGGTTTCGCGCAAGGGCGGCCAAGGGAAAGGTGAAAGAGGGATTGAGGATGCTCGAAAAGCTGGACAAAGCCTTTGGCGCGGACTGA